AAATAATAGGATTACTCTTGAGCTATTTCAGGAAATCAAGAATATCGCCGAGATCGCCCTTTCCGGAGGAAATCCGACTTTCAATCGTCGCGAAATCAAAACTTCCATTTCCATCGAGAACACTCAGTCTATCGTGATCGGGGGGCTTATCTCAAATGATAAGCAAAAAAGGATTATTAAAATTCCTTTGCTTGGGGATATTCCGTATTTAGGTCATCTTTTCAAAAGGACCACCGAAAAAATCAAAAAGACGAACTTGATGGTCTTTATCACTCCGCATATACTAGACAGTAGAGAAACTGCGGATAAAATGACCGTGAAGAAAAAGATGCAACAGGAACAATACGAGCTCGAAAGAGAAAGAACCCTCAATAAAGAAAGAGAAATCAAATCTTTCTTTGATTTCTTTGAAAAAGAGGATTAAAACTTGAAAACTCTCGGGGATATCCTAATCGAAGAGGGAATCATATCCGAAAAAGACCTGGAAGATTCCCTTAAGGTTCAGAAGAAAAATAATCTCCCGCTCAGTCATATCATTCAGAAAAAAGGAATCGCCGGAGAAACCGATATTCTTCGCGCCCTGTCCAAACTCTATCGGCTTGAATTCAGGGAAAAACTCGAGTTTACCGGAATGGAAGACGTATTCTTACAAATTCCGCTGAAACTTCTTCAAAGAAGTAGGATTGTTCCATTTCAACTTTCTAAAAAGACGATTCGAGTCGCCGTGTCCGATCCGTCCGATCTGCATCCGATGGACGACGTACGGAATTTCTTAAAAGGTTATAACGTAGAATTCGTTCTTGCCCCCGAGCCGGAGATCATGAGAATCATTCATTCTCAGTTCGATACCACCTCTTCCTCAGCAAAAGAAATGCTCAATGAGATGGAGGGAAGTTTTTCAGAACTTGCGGAAGCTTTCGAAAACGAAACTCTCGACTTAAGTGACGACGCCCCCATCATCAAGATGGTGAATGTGATTCTTTCGCAGGCCGTCAACGAAAGAGCTTCGGATATTCATATCGAACCCTACGAAAAGTCGCTCGTGGTTCGTTACAGAGTGGATGGTATTTTGCATAACGTTCTCAGTCCTCCCAAATCCTATCACGCCGGAATTTCTTCCAGGATCAAGATCATGTCGAATCTGAATATCGCGGAGAATCGGCTTCCTCAAGACGGGAGAATTAAACTCAGACTTGCTGGAAAGGACATCGATATCCGGGTTTCTACGATTCCCTGTCAGTTCGGAGAAAGAATCGTTATGAGGCTTTTGAATAAAACGGATCAAAAGTATTCTTTGGATACGATGGGTTTTTATCCCGACCTCATCAAATCGCTTCGTTCTTTGATCTATGAACCTCATGGAATCGTTCTCGTTACGGGACCGACCGGATCGGGAAAATCCACCACGCTCTATTCGGCGCTCAGCGAGCTGAACACAGAAGAAAGAAACATCATCACTTGCGAAGACCCCGTGGAGTATCAGATCGAAGGAATTTCTCAGATGCAAATGCAGGAGAAAATCGGTCTTACGTTTGCTACCGGACTCAGAGCGATCTTACGACAAGACCCGGATGTGATTATGGTGGGGGAGATTCGAGACGAGGAAACCGCGAGGATCGCGATCCAGGCTTCTCTTACGGGTCACCTTGTGTTTTCCACGTTGCATACGAATGACGCGGCGAGTGCGGCTACCCGTTTGATCGATATGGGAATCGAACCGTACCTGATCACTTCCACGGTTTTGGGTTTTATGGCTCAGAGACTTGTGCGCGTTATCTGCGCTCAGTGTAAGGAAACGTATAAACCGACCGCTTCGGAATTGGAATCGATTGGAATTTCTAGAAAGGCTTTAAAGAACGGAAGCTTACACAGAGGTAAGGGTTGTTCTCATTGTATGGGAACCGGTTTTAAGGGAAGAACGGGAATCTACGAACTTTTGTTGGTGAATTCTCATATCAAACATGCGATCCTACAAGGCAAGGACGCGGGACAATTGAACGAGATCGCGCTGGAACATAACTTTCAGACTTTAAAGGATTACGGAGTCAAAAAGGTAATCGACGGAGTTACAACGATCGACGAAGTCCTCAGGGTGACCTAACGTCATGGCAATTTATTCTTACGTTGCATTTAATAAAAAAGGAAAAGAAGAGAAGGGGATTATAGACGCCGCTTCTCTTCAAGCCGCCAGATCCAAGTTAAAGAATAAGGGTCTTTATGTTCGCAACATCTCCGAAGACTCCGAAAAAAAAGACAGGGAACTCTTTCCTTTTTTAGCGAAATACTTTTATAGAATTCCCCGCAAAGAAGTAGGACTTTTTTCTAGGCAACTCGCAACGTTACTCGGCGCCGGAATTCCTCTGGATAAATCTCTTTCCAGCATCGTAGAACAAACGGAAAACCAAAACTTTAGAAAAGTTCTTACCGGAATGCAGGCAAATATCACGGAAGGTGCTTCCCTATCGGAAGCGATGAAAAAACATCCCGATGTGTTTCCCAGTCAATTTCCGTCTCTGGTCGCGGTTGGAGAAAAAACCGGGGATTACGAAGCCACTTTGACTAGACTTGCCGAACTCGAAGAAAAATCGAGCGAACTCAAAGCAAAAGTTCAAGTAGCGATGGTATATCCGTTCATCATGGGTTCTTTATCCATCTTCGTTACGATCTTTTTATTAACGGTAGTTATTCCGCAGATTCAAGAATTGTTTCTACAGTTCGACGCGAAACTTCCTTTGATCACTCGAATCGTAATCGGAGTTTCGGACATTCTGATCGGATTTTGGTGGCTTCTTCTTGCCTTGGGCTTCGGCGCTGTTGCGAGTTTTATCTATTACAAAAACACTCCTAAAGGAAAACGAAATTGGGACGAGTTCGTGTTGAAAATTCCGATTTTGGGTTCTCTTGCACGCAAAGTTCTCGTGAGTAGTTTTGCAAGAAACATCGGAATTCTTTTGAGTAACCGTGTTCCATTGATTACTACATTGACCATCGTGGAAAAAATCGTGAATCATTCCATCTTCGGAGAAGAAATTAAAAACGCGGTAGAAAGAATCAAGGAAGGAGAAAAACTTTCCGCATCATTCAGCGGGTCCGTAATTCTGCCTCAGATGGTGGTGGGTATGATTGCCGCCGGAGAAGTCTCGGACCGGGTTCCGGAAATGATGAATAAACTCGCGGATATTTACGATACCGAAGTGGACACCGCGATTAAAACAATGACACAATCCATGGAACCTTTGATGATTGTGGTTATGGGTCTTTTGATCGGAACGATTATGGCATCCATTATGGTCCCAATGTACAACTTGACGCAGCAACTTCAAAATATATAGCTTTAGATTAAGGAGAATTGAATTGAACCAATCCAAATTAAAAAGAAAGTACAGAAAAGGTCTGACACTGATCGAACTCGCCGTTGTTGTGATCATTTTAGGCGCTCTGATTGCTCTTGTTTATTCCAACTTTAAACCCGGTGAAATCAGCGATGATACCGCGGTCCTCAAACTAAAAAAAGACGCCTACGAACTTCAATCGCATCTTGAAAGATACGCGCAACGTTACGGCACTTATCCTTCCGACGAACAAGGTCTCGAAGCTTTGGTGGAAAAGCCTACTACGGGAGATGTTCCTGAAGATTGGAAACCCGTACTGACCAAAAAGGCAGCGATCAATGATCCTTGGGGAACTCCTTATAAACTCAAAAGAGACGCGAATGGCGACGTTCAACTCATAACCATGGGCAAGGATAAAAAAGAAGGCGGAGAGGGTAAAAATGCTGACTTTAACATCCTTAATGAAGACGAATATCCGACCGACTTCCGCAGAAAATAATCCTATCTTTCCTTTCCGGCTATGAAGTTACAAAACGTCCGGAAAGGATTTACTCTGATCGAGTTAATCGTTGTTATTGCGATACTTGCGGGGTTAATTAGTATTCTCGCAAGTACCGCCGCGAATTTCATTATTCCTTCCGGAAGTGATGCGGCGCAAACTCTAAAACAAGCGGCCGAATTCTGCTATAAAAAATCCATTCTTACGAATACCACGATGATATTGGAATTGGATATAGACAATGACACGTATGCTGTCAAAAAATTAGTTCGAGACGAAAGCGGACTTAAGGAAATCTTAATTTTTAAGCCTCAGAAACTTCCTTATACTTCCGAAATTATCGACATCACCGATATTCGAGGGTTTCGATATACGAAAGGAATCATCAAAGTTCCTTATACTTATCTCGGAATCTCAGCGGATTATAGTGTTCATTTAGGAAACGATCCTTCTATTTACAGGACTTTAATCCTTTATCGATATGGAGGGAAAGTTTCCGTATTGGAAGGAGAGCAGTTTCATACTTCTTCGAATTTGGCGACCGATAAGAATTGGAAAGAGCAGGATGATAACGAACAGCAACAGCCGTAAATCCGTTTCCTTCCGGATCGCAAAAATCATACGTCAATTCGGATTCTACAAAACGAATTTGCATCGTAACGACGAAACTCGTTCGATCGGAGATTGCGCACATTCGTCGAAATTGATTCGAAGCGGTTTTAATTTGATCGAGGTTTCTATTGCTCTTGCGTTAGCCGGAATTGCAATGACATACACTTACATGGTTATCTCCAACGGAATCAGACAACAAAGAATGGCCGCTTTAATTTCAAACGCAGTTCATCTCGCTAAAATTAAAATGGCTCAGATCGATTCTGTGTCTGTGCTTCAATCCGATAAAACCACTGGAAATATTCCGGGTTATCCCGGATACAGTTTTGAAACGATAATCAATGAGGAAGAGATGGATCTTATGAAACTTGCCGGAAAAGAAAATAAAAAACCGGAGGATCTGCTCGGTGGTCGGGATTCGGAGATGAATAAATTGATCATGAAAAGATCAGGGCAGGCAAATCAGGGGGCGGCTACTGTCGGAATCATCCGAGTTTTCAGAATTAAGGTTACGATTAAGTATCCCACTGGGAATGGAACGGAATCTTATACTGCGGAAACGTTTAAGTCCGCGCAATATTAAGAATTTAAAATGAAAATAAAGAACGCTCACTTCAAACGAAACGGTTTTACCTTGATCGAAATTTCGATCGTGGTGATGATTTTGGGCGTTATATTTGTCGGAATTTTTTCTACATATTACACCTCTCTTAGAATTTCCAGAGAATCTTCTTCTTCCGGAGGGGCGGCAAAAAGGGATATTCTTCTTGCGATTGAGAATATTCGAAGTACGATCTCGATGACATACTTCCATCAAACTCAGAGGAGACTGATCTTTATCGGTAAAAATGAAGGGAGGGGAATCGATCGTAAGGACCGTTTGGATTTTGCGGCCACACATCCGAATTCGGAAGAGACTTCCATGCCGGAAGTGAGAGAAGTCTCTTTCTACTTAAAACCGATGCCGGATAATTCCGATTACAATCTACTCATACGCAGAGAAGATGAGATGGTGGATCGTTATCCGAAATCGGGAGGAACAGAATATACTTTGTTGACTTATGTAAAAAGTTTTCAGCTCAGATATTCCAGAACCGGAGCGAAATGGGAAGACGAATGGGATTCGAAGCTTACCAAGTCGATTCCGAGACTGATCCGAATCGAGTTGATCGTAAACTCTGGAAAGAAGGAGGTCCGTTATGAAACGCTTGCGTTTCCGGGGATTCTTTTTAAATAATATTCAAATTTTATTAAACTCGATTCGAAAATTTCCTTTTACTTTTTTGAATACGCGGAAGAATGTTTCAAGCGCTTCGTTTGTTTTTAAAATACGAATCGGTTATAAAAACAAGTCGTTGTTGATTTTACCGCGACGAAACATTCGCAAATCCAGGGAAGGTTTTATGGTCGTTATCTTAGTGATGGCGATCGGTACCGCTTCCTTTTATACGGCTACGGAATTCGGAGAACTCTCCTTGGGGGAACTAAGAGTCGCTCAAGCGAATGCGGACGGATTCCGGGCGCTTCTTCTTGCAAAAGCGGGTTTCCAGGGGGCGCTCGGCGCACTTAAAAAAATTCCGGAGGAATATCTCTACAAAAGCGGAATCGCACTCAACCCTCCGCCTTTGCCGTTGGGAGGCGGGACCATTTATTATAAGATCAGTTCCGAAGACGGAAAGATCAATTTGAATTCTCTTTTGAACCAGGATGACAATCAACAGAATCTGCGTTCTGTAGAAATGCTTTCGAGACTTTTTGATCAATTCGGTATCAAACGGGAAAAACTCTTTCCGATCTTCGACTGGTTGGATACAGATCTTCAGGAAGTCGGCGGAGGCGCGGAAGACGGATATTACTCCTCTCTAAAACCCCCTCGTAAGAATAAGAATTCCTTTATGTATTCTCTTTCGGAACTCGTTTCTGTCAAGGGATTCGATAGAGAAACGGTTTACGGTTCTCTAAAGCCGACAGACTTTGATCAGAAATATTCCAAAGCGTTTCAATCGGAAGAGGAACGCGCATTGATCGGAGATAACGATTTCGTTTTAGCGAATAACGTGACCGCATATATTCCTTCCGGACAAAATTCGGATGATAGAATCAACTTGAACGGTGCGCCATATTTTGTTTTGATGTCTTTATCCGATTTTATGACCAAACAGGCCGCTATGAGAATTCTTAAATTCAAATTGGAACGCGGCGGTTTTATCAAAGAACTGAAAGATCTGGAAAAATTTCAGGAATTTCAAATTCCAACCGCAGGGGGATTGACGCTTTACAAGGAACTCGCAGGAGAAGGAACCGATGTTTCGGGAGGAAGGGTGAAAACCAAGGGAGAAATCTTTCGAATCGTAGCAGTGGGTCAGGTAAAGAATACAATTCGCAGAATCACGGGTATTTTCGATCTGACCAATAACCAGATGCTTTATTATATGGAAGACTAAAAAACAGATGTTTATTTACGATCAATTTCTTGCAATCGATTATGGAACGAGTGCGATCAAAGGCGTACTGTTTCAAAAAGTTCTCGGTAAGTTAAACATTTTACGTTCCGAGATTATGAGTATCTCTCACGGAGAAGAGGACGAATACAAACACAATATTCTTCGTTTTATCAATTCCTACTTTCCTGGAGAAACGAGTATCGTTTTGAATCTTCCTTTGAGTCGTCTTTTTGTAAGGGAGTTTTCTATTCCTCTCACGACCGTAAAAGCGGTTCGGGAAGTGATTCCTTTTGAAGTGGAAAACAGAATTCCGTTTCCCATGGAAACCGTCGAGGTAACGGGAAACATATGGAGAATTGATCAGGAAAAATCGAACGTGATTGCGTATTCGGCGCACCACAGCGAATTGGATTTTATCACCGCACCCTTTTTCGGAAGCAATATCATATTTAGAGGTTTGTTTGTGGATTCGGTCAGCCTTGCTTCCGTTGTCTCTGAACATTCGAACAAAGAAATCACTCATAAGAAATCTGTCCAAGTGGACATAGGCGGACGAGTTACCATCTTAAGTATTTTGAATGAAGGAAAAGTCGCTCATACCAGATATATCTCCATGGGTGGAGACACTCTTACGGAACAAATTGCGTCCGACTTAAAGATTCCTTTTGAAAAGGCGGAAGCGATACAATTTTCTCTTCAATTTGAACCGTTTGCGGAAGAAGGGGTTGATCTCAATTTGTTCGCGAAGGAATTCAAACTCAAAGCAAGCGATATCAAAAAGGCATTTCAAAGTGCCGTAAAATTCGCGGAAAAGCTTTCATCCGAAATTAACAGAAGTATCGTGTCGATGAACGAGGCTGAAAGACCGGAAATTTTATATCTTTCGGGCGGGGGAAGTAAGATCCGAGGAATCGAATCCTTTTTCGGGGATTCTCTGGGACTCATCATCCGTAGATATGATTTCCTTTCTTTGAACGGGGATACCTTCTCGACTTGTTTGGGAATGGGTTATCATTTCGGATTTCCGAAAAAAGATAAGGTCGATTTTATAGATACTCCTCATGTTAAGCGGATCAATAAGAACATTCTAAACTTAGATCAGTTTAGACCGCATTTGATTTTTTCGGGAATTTCTTTGTTCATTCTAATCACGGTTTTTTTTGTAGGAATCATAGTCGACAAACGAAAACTCAGTGCAGGCGACAAGATACTTGCCGAAAAATTTCAGAAAGGTTTTGGCAGACCCGCCCCCGAAGACACAGATATATTAGAATATGCCACTAAACTCAAGAACGAAGAGAAGAAAAAAACTGAGATTTACAGATTATACTTAAGCAAACCAAGTGTTCTGGACATTCTATTCGAATTGTCCATAAATTTTCCTTCTTCTGATATGCAACCGTTTCAGTTGGATCAGTTCGATTACGATCAAGATCTCGTCAAGATCGGAGGAAAAGTAAACGAGTTTAGCGAAATAGGAGTTGTACAAAGATCTTTGGAAAAGTCCCCTATGTTTAAAGATATAGAGATTGTAGACAAAAAATTGATGCAAGGCGTTAAAAATTATAAAGTGTCTTTTATCATTAAGATGAAGGTCGTCAATAAACCAGTTTCTTCGGAGGAATCGTTTTAGGATCGCCATGCTTGATAAATTAGAACCCAGAGAAAGACTGATCGTACTCGGAGGAATTGGGGCAATTCTTTTACTAATTGTATTTTTGGCGATCCGCAAAGTGATAACTCTTCGTCAGGGATTAACGGAAAGAGTTCAAGATTCGAGAACCGCCCCCGTAAAACTGGATAAGATTATTCAAGAGTTTAACGATTTTAAATCTTTGGATTCTTCCGGAGGGGAGACAGACGTAAGCGCCGTTTACGCGAAGTTGGATGAGATTTTTATACGACATGGATTGAAAGAAAAAATTTCTACGATGAAAGATTCCAATTCGATCGAAGATAAGAAATACAATCGGATCACGATCGATATCAATTTCCGATCAGTCACCTTGGACAATATCTTTCGTCTGATCTATGATATAGAAAAGAACAAGATGATTAACGCTAGAGTGGAGTATTTGAATTTTAAAAAGCCGTTTTTAGGAAAGGAAGTTTATGACGTAAATTTAAAACTTTCCACCTATAGTCGTGTAGTGGCGAGCGCAAAACGATGAAAAAAGACAAAGAATTTCAGGAAGAGACCGCACTTACTCCCGAAGAAGAGGAATTTTTGACTCTTGAACTTCAGGAAGAGGAGGAGGAAACGACCCCTCGTTTTACGCTCAGACAGAAACTGATTCTTATCGGAACGGGTCTTTTTTCGTTTCTCATTTTTACAATTTGGCTTTTCCCTCTAGACGAGGTCGTTCGTAGTTCTTTACAGTCCTCTTCGGTTAAAACGGGAACTATCGTCAATTTTAGGGATTTGAGTATTTCGATTTTAGGAAATGTAACTTTGGATACTCTGGAAATCACCACGTCTTCCAATTTTAAGATAAAAACAGAAGAGGCGATTTTGAAGACTTCCCTACTCGGTTTGATTAAGAAAAAGTTCAACGGAAAATTTAAACTGATTTCCTTAAAAATTGACACCGAAAATGGACCCTTGGCGAAGATTCGTAGCTTTGAAGGTCAGGGAAAATTCGATAATTTAGACCAAGGTTTTTCGAGAATGAGCGGCACGTTGGATTTGGAAATTCCGGCCGGGTCCTCTTCGGGTATGATTCAGGAGCTTCCTGAGATTCCTCTTTTAGGCGAGCTCAAAAATATTACGATTAAAAAGTTTCTTACAAAAGTGAACATTCAAGGCGGGAATCTCATCTTTAATGATTTTACATTAGACACATCGATTGCACGTTTCGATATCACGGGAAATATTCGTCTATCGGAGAACATATCCTTTTCTCAGTTGAATCTTAGGATTTGTCTGGAACTGGATCGCAACTTTGCGTTGGAAAGACAGGATATCCAAGACATGTTGACTCTCTTAGAAAAACAGAGCGGAAGTAAATGTATTCCGGTTATGGGAACCGTCAACAAGCCGGAAGTGAAAATTCCGGGATTATCCGGGCTATCTCCACCGGAAACTCCTTAGACTTTTTGCGATGATCGGGTGAGTAGACTTTTTGATACGTTACTAGGATCGAAATTGTCCGCAAAATTCAAATTCGGAGCTCGACAAGAATTACTACAGACGATGCGGGGCTTTTCGATTTTTCTGCGGGAAGTCTTAGTAATACGTTCGCCGATTCTTTTTATATCTGGGATTTCAGAATTTGGACCGGACTTCAGTCCAACTGGAAAACGATCTCGTCTACACAACTTTGTTCTTTTAGACCGCACTCTTAGAAGGAATTGCGAATCCGATCGGAAGATATTTGATTAACGGGAATCAAGGTACCTGAAAATACGGATTCGTTTGCTATTTATTTCGACACTTATGAATGCGGTTGGCAAACTCACTCCGGTCGCAGACAGATAATATTCCGATTTTCAGAGGTTCCGATACGAGAATGTTGTAGTAGTTGCTTTTGAAATGAGTTCCAGACTTCGCTATCCCTATAAAAGCTTGAGCCACATAATCACTCAAACTTTTATAGAATTTTGTTCCTCTCCAAATACAACGAATGATTATACTTGTAATCTTTTGAGCGAAGAAAACAAACTACGCAATTCGATTAAGAACATCCGGTAGTCGCTCCGCAGGACATACATTTCAAACAAGATCCGTTACGCACCATCTCAAACGAGCCACACTCCGAACAAGAGTCGCCGGTATAACCTTTGATCTTGGCGAGTTTAATTTCTTCTAAGAGGGCGAGGGAAGTCGTAGATTTTTCCTTAGAAATCATTTGTGAATAGGAAATTGTTTCCACTTCTTTCTTCGGAACGGGTTCCGCCGTTATAGTTGTGAAATTGATAGTTTCCTTTTCTTGGGTATTTGATTCAGCGGTGGCTCGTTTGGAACCGATTTCGTCTCCTCTCAAGTCTTCCGGAGCTACTTGCCCAAGATCATATCTTCCGAGGTAGGTAATTGCCAATTCTCTGAAGATATAATCGATTACGGACGTACTCATCTTGATGTGTTTATTTCCGGAAACAATACCGTTCGGTTCAAATTTGAAGAAAGTAAACGCATCCACGTATTCTTCCAAAGGAACACCGTGCTGTAATCCCAAGGAAACTGAAATGGCAAATGCGTTCATCAAACTTCTAAACGCGGCTCCTTCCTTATGCATATCGATAAAAATCTCACCGATTTGACCGTCTTCATATTCACCCGTTCTAAGATATACCTTGTGCCCGCCCACGATTGCTTTTTGAGTATAACCCGCTCTTCGGCTCGGAAGCTTTCTTCTATGGGAAATATATTTTGTGATTACTTTTTCAGCGATCTGAACTGGATCTTTGGAAATCATCGCTTCCCTGATTTCGTCCTGATCATCCACTTCAATTCCATTCAAAAGTTCTAATACAGAATTGAGAGGTTGGGAAAGTTTGGATCCGTCTCTGTAAAGAGCGTTTGCTTTGATCATCATTTTCCAAGAGAGGAAATAGGCGTTTTTGATATCCTCTATGGTCGCTTCTTCCGGAAGGTTGATCGTTTTAGAGATTGCGCCGCTGATAAAAGGTTGAGCCGCCGCCATGATGTGTATGTGAGACTCGTAGGAGAGAAATCTTTTTCCGTATTTTCCGCATTTGTTGGCACAGTCGAATACGGGATAATCCTTTTCCTTTAAGAACGGAGCGTTTTCGACCGTCATCGT
The nucleotide sequence above comes from Leptospira weilii. Encoded proteins:
- the gspE gene encoding type II secretion system ATPase GspE; this translates as MKTLGDILIEEGIISEKDLEDSLKVQKKNNLPLSHIIQKKGIAGETDILRALSKLYRLEFREKLEFTGMEDVFLQIPLKLLQRSRIVPFQLSKKTIRVAVSDPSDLHPMDDVRNFLKGYNVEFVLAPEPEIMRIIHSQFDTTSSSAKEMLNEMEGSFSELAEAFENETLDLSDDAPIIKMVNVILSQAVNERASDIHIEPYEKSLVVRYRVDGILHNVLSPPKSYHAGISSRIKIMSNLNIAENRLPQDGRIKLRLAGKDIDIRVSTIPCQFGERIVMRLLNKTDQKYSLDTMGFYPDLIKSLRSLIYEPHGIVLVTGPTGSGKSTTLYSALSELNTEERNIITCEDPVEYQIEGISQMQMQEKIGLTFATGLRAILRQDPDVIMVGEIRDEETARIAIQASLTGHLVFSTLHTNDAASAATRLIDMGIEPYLITSTVLGFMAQRLVRVICAQCKETYKPTASELESIGISRKALKNGSLHRGKGCSHCMGTGFKGRTGIYELLLVNSHIKHAILQGKDAGQLNEIALEHNFQTLKDYGVKKVIDGVTTIDEVLRVT
- a CDS encoding type II secretion system F family protein, with the protein product MAIYSYVAFNKKGKEEKGIIDAASLQAARSKLKNKGLYVRNISEDSEKKDRELFPFLAKYFYRIPRKEVGLFSRQLATLLGAGIPLDKSLSSIVEQTENQNFRKVLTGMQANITEGASLSEAMKKHPDVFPSQFPSLVAVGEKTGDYEATLTRLAELEEKSSELKAKVQVAMVYPFIMGSLSIFVTIFLLTVVIPQIQELFLQFDAKLPLITRIVIGVSDILIGFWWLLLALGFGAVASFIYYKNTPKGKRNWDEFVLKIPILGSLARKVLVSSFARNIGILLSNRVPLITTLTIVEKIVNHSIFGEEIKNAVERIKEGEKLSASFSGSVILPQMVVGMIAAGEVSDRVPEMMNKLADIYDTEVDTAIKTMTQSMEPLMIVVMGLLIGTIMASIMVPMYNLTQQLQNI
- the gspG gene encoding type II secretion system major pseudopilin GspG, with amino-acid sequence MNQSKLKRKYRKGLTLIELAVVVIILGALIALVYSNFKPGEISDDTAVLKLKKDAYELQSHLERYAQRYGTYPSDEQGLEALVEKPTTGDVPEDWKPVLTKKAAINDPWGTPYKLKRDANGDVQLITMGKDKKEGGEGKNADFNILNEDEYPTDFRRK
- a CDS encoding pilus assembly FimT family protein, with amino-acid sequence MKLQNVRKGFTLIELIVVIAILAGLISILASTAANFIIPSGSDAAQTLKQAAEFCYKKSILTNTTMILELDIDNDTYAVKKLVRDESGLKEILIFKPQKLPYTSEIIDITDIRGFRYTKGIIKVPYTYLGISADYSVHLGNDPSIYRTLILYRYGGKVSVLEGEQFHTSSNLATDKNWKEQDDNEQQQP
- a CDS encoding type II secretion system protein, coding for MITNSNSRKSVSFRIAKIIRQFGFYKTNLHRNDETRSIGDCAHSSKLIRSGFNLIEVSIALALAGIAMTYTYMVISNGIRQQRMAALISNAVHLAKIKMAQIDSVSVLQSDKTTGNIPGYPGYSFETIINEEEMDLMKLAGKENKKPEDLLGGRDSEMNKLIMKRSGQANQGAATVGIIRVFRIKVTIKYPTGNGTESYTAETFKSAQY
- a CDS encoding type II secretion system protein GspJ, which translates into the protein MKIKNAHFKRNGFTLIEISIVVMILGVIFVGIFSTYYTSLRISRESSSSGGAAKRDILLAIENIRSTISMTYFHQTQRRLIFIGKNEGRGIDRKDRLDFAATHPNSEETSMPEVREVSFYLKPMPDNSDYNLLIRREDEMVDRYPKSGGTEYTLLTYVKSFQLRYSRTGAKWEDEWDSKLTKSIPRLIRIELIVNSGKKEVRYETLAFPGILFK
- a CDS encoding general secretion pathway protein GspK, whose translation is MKRLRFRGFFLNNIQILLNSIRKFPFTFLNTRKNVSSASFVFKIRIGYKNKSLLILPRRNIRKSREGFMVVILVMAIGTASFYTATEFGELSLGELRVAQANADGFRALLLAKAGFQGALGALKKIPEEYLYKSGIALNPPPLPLGGGTIYYKISSEDGKINLNSLLNQDDNQQNLRSVEMLSRLFDQFGIKREKLFPIFDWLDTDLQEVGGGAEDGYYSSLKPPRKNKNSFMYSLSELVSVKGFDRETVYGSLKPTDFDQKYSKAFQSEEERALIGDNDFVLANNVTAYIPSGQNSDDRINLNGAPYFVLMSLSDFMTKQAAMRILKFKLERGGFIKELKDLEKFQEFQIPTAGGLTLYKELAGEGTDVSGGRVKTKGEIFRIVAVGQVKNTIRRITGIFDLTNNQMLYYMED
- a CDS encoding cell division FtsA domain-containing protein → MFIYDQFLAIDYGTSAIKGVLFQKVLGKLNILRSEIMSISHGEEDEYKHNILRFINSYFPGETSIVLNLPLSRLFVREFSIPLTTVKAVREVIPFEVENRIPFPMETVEVTGNIWRIDQEKSNVIAYSAHHSELDFITAPFFGSNIIFRGLFVDSVSLASVVSEHSNKEITHKKSVQVDIGGRVTILSILNEGKVAHTRYISMGGDTLTEQIASDLKIPFEKAEAIQFSLQFEPFAEEGVDLNLFAKEFKLKASDIKKAFQSAVKFAEKLSSEINRSIVSMNEAERPEILYLSGGGSKIRGIESFFGDSLGLIIRRYDFLSLNGDTFSTCLGMGYHFGFPKKDKVDFIDTPHVKRINKNILNLDQFRPHLIFSGISLFILITVFFVGIIVDKRKLSAGDKILAEKFQKGFGRPAPEDTDILEYATKLKNEEKKKTEIYRLYLSKPSVLDILFELSINFPSSDMQPFQLDQFDYDQDLVKIGGKVNEFSEIGVVQRSLEKSPMFKDIEIVDKKLMQGVKNYKVSFIIKMKVVNKPVSSEESF
- the gspN gene encoding type II secretion system protein GspN — protein: MKKDKEFQEETALTPEEEEFLTLELQEEEEETTPRFTLRQKLILIGTGLFSFLIFTIWLFPLDEVVRSSLQSSSVKTGTIVNFRDLSISILGNVTLDTLEITTSSNFKIKTEEAILKTSLLGLIKKKFNGKFKLISLKIDTENGPLAKIRSFEGQGKFDNLDQGFSRMSGTLDLEIPAGSSSGMIQELPEIPLLGELKNITIKKFLTKVNIQGGNLIFNDFTLDTSIARFDITGNIRLSENISFSQLNLRICLELDRNFALERQDIQDMLTLLEKQSGSKCIPVMGTVNKPEVKIPGLSGLSPPETP